One Malaclemys terrapin pileata isolate rMalTer1 chromosome 9, rMalTer1.hap1, whole genome shotgun sequence DNA window includes the following coding sequences:
- the LOC128842691 gene encoding ligand of Numb protein X 2-like gives MLDIMADPAVEEQVSNSELCHKCGQFHLLQDNHLYNFQDEVDDELVCHICLQPLLQPMDTPCGHTYCFKCLENFMQEYNFCPMDRKKLSFQHCRKSSLLVRNLLDKLTILCPFQKECQQTMQRCELEAHLQNRCPGFKKYKSDIERRKNPHSRGKEDPITREESNAAREAELSGGALSLVAESSIAAVISLGTVEPGLVNPAFEEGEEGDLPQKASLVAETSTIEIHRDDPEEELGMRIVGGKDTPLGNIVVQEVLRDSVVAADGKIAPGDHILEVNGVNISSVTHCQAISLLRHPGPVLHLMVLQEKGFSNRTLKQDSSPAVNREVIHVTLMKRDPSEPLGIKLIRKTDEAGIFILDLLDGGLAAKNGKLSRNDKVLSINGHDLRQGTPETAAQIIQTSEARVNFVVLRQSGVELPDAVEDGGTPNSSSSSSNGGSPVHHRRRPDQNHYRRKSNYQKDLPQGYLSQEKTVAIKKELKESLGITIGGGRDNKNKLPIYVTSVQPIGCLFRDGRIKRGDVLLNINGIDLTHLNYYEAVSALKSNAASHTVVLKALEMLVPERVPEPTDPSSDIREHGFSWSPLWITWLGLPTYLHCCQDIVLRKSNSESWGFSIVGGFEEGKGNQPFFIKTIVPATPAFHDRRLKCGDEIVAVNGVSAVGMSNSELIPMLKEQKNKVTLTVVSWPGSFV, from the exons ATGTTGGATATCATGGCTGACCCTGCAGTGGAAGAGCAGGTCTCCAACAGTGAACTTTGCCATAAATGTGGCCAGTTCCACCTGTTACAGGACAATCATCTTTATAACTTCCAAGATGAAGTGGATGATGAACTGGTTTGCCATATCtgccttcagcctttgctccagCCCATGGATACACCCTGTGGACACACATACTGTTTCAAGTGCCTTGAGAACTTCATGCAGGAGTATAACTTTTGTCCCATGGATCGGAAAAAACTGAGTTTCCAACACTGCCGGAAGTCTAGCCTTCTAGTGAGAAACCTGCTGGATAAATTGACTATCCTCTGTCCCTTCCAGAAAGAGTGTCAGCAGACGATGCAGAGGTGTGAACTAGAAGCTCACTTACAGAACAG GTGTCCTGGCTTCAAGAAATACAAATCCGatatagaaaggagaaaaaatccACATTCCAGAGGCAAGGAAGATCCCATTACCAGGGAGGAATCGAATGCTGCCAGAGAGGCGGAGCTATCAGGCGGAGCATTGTCGCTGGTGGCAGAAAGCTCTATAGCGGCTGTGATATCTCTGGGGACTGTGGAGCCTGGACTCGTTAATCCAGCCTTTGAGGAGGGTGAAGAAGGCG ACCTGCCTCAGAAAGCTAGTCTTGTGGCTGAAACAAGTACGATTGAAATTCATCGAGATGATCCAGAAGAAGAACTAGGAATGCGGATAGTTGGGGGCAAAGACACCCCTTTAGGGAACATTGTTGTTCAGGAAGTCCTTCGGGATTCTGTTGTTGCTGCAGATGGAAAAATAGCACCTGGAGACCATATCCTtgag GTGAATGGGGTCAACATCAGTAGCGTGACTCATTGCCAAGCTATCTCCTTGCTGCGCCACCCAGGTCCCGTTCTTCACCTTATGGTCCTGCAGGAAAAAGGGTTTTCCAACAGGACTCTCAAACAGGATTCTAGCCCTGCTGTTAACCGGGAAGTGATTCACGTTACATTGATGAAGAGAGACCCATCTGAACCCCTGGGAATCAAACTGATTAGGAAGACAGACGAGGCAGGGATTTTTATTCTGGACCTGCTTGATGGAGGCTTGGCAGCCAAAAATGGAAAGCTGAGTCGGAATGACAAAGTTCTCTCTATAAATGGCCATGACCTGAGGCAGGGAACACCTGAGACTGCTGCACAGATAATACAG ACCAGTGAGGCAAGAGTGAACTTTGTGGTCCTAAGGCAGTCTGGTGTAGAGCTGCCAGATGCTGTTGAAGATGGTGGCACACCAAAcagtagtagcagcagcagcaatggaggGAGTCCAGTGCACCATCGGAGGAGACCTGACCAGAATCATTACAGACGAAAATCAAACTACCAAAAG GATCTACCTCAGGGATACCTCAGCCAGGAAAAGACCGTTGCAATAAAAAAGGAGCTAAAGGAATCTTTGGGAATAACTATTGGAGGTGGAAGGGACAATAAAAACAAACTTCCTATTTATGTAACTAGTGTGCAACCCATTGGATGCCTCTTCAGGGATGGCAGGATCAAGAGAG GAGATGTGCTTTTGAATATAAATGGCATCGATTTGACTCATCTAAACTACTATGAAGCTGTCTCTGCACTGAAATCCAATGCAGCTTCCCACACCGTAGTGCTGAAAGCCCTGGAAATGCTTGTACCAGAGAGGGTGCCAGAACCCACAGACCCATCCTCTGATATCAGGGAACACGGGTTCAGTTGGTCACCCCTTTGGATCACATGGCTCGGATTACCTAC CTACCTTCACTGCTGTCAAGATATTGTCCTTCGTAAAAGTAACTCAGAAAGCTGGGGATTCAGCATTGTTGGAGGCTTTGAAGAAGGCAAAGGAAACCagccatttttcattaaaaccaTAGTGCCTGCAACACCTGCCTTCCATGACAGAAGACTAAA GTGCGGAGATGAAATAGTGGCAGTAAATGGAGTGTCTGCTGTAGGAATGAGCAACTCTGAGCTAATTCCCATGCTGAAAGAACAGAAGAACAAAGTCACTCTTACAGTTGTGTCTTGGCCTGGAAGTTTTGTGTAA